The genomic region TTTCAGCAGGGAAAGCTCCACATAAGAATTCCAGTTCTCTTCAGCCAGAAAAAACAGGTCTGAATTTACCGTTACTATATGTATATCGCCTTTGATCCTGCTTGCTGCCTCCAGGTAATTTCCAGATCCATCACTTATATCAATGGTGGTAAGCAAATGATTCATCAATTTGTAGGAAGGAAGAGTAAATCTGTTCTTCAGCTTTTCACCATGATGTAAAAGCCAGTTCTCTACTTCATAAGCCTGGTTTTCCTTATTCCTTTTGCCTTCGAATTTTTGAGCTAGCGATTGTGGTGTACGATAAAAAGTCATCGCATGCATCCTGGCGTCGTGCACAGGATCTGAAGAGTTATTAAGAATATGATCCTGGATTCTGCAATTCGCAACAAGCCAGTCTGTAGACTTATAATCACTTGCGATCGGGATCACATTCTCTGCTAGTTCAGGTTTAAGAACTGCCAGTTCCCAGGCTAAAGCTCCTCCAATACTTCCGCCGATGATGGCAAAAAGTTTAGTGATATCTAGTTTTTCTATGGCCTGTGCCTGTATCTCTGCAATATCCCTTAATCTGAATTCCTTATAATTTTCAAAGAACTGATCTTCGTGTCCTTTAAATCCGTTACCGGGAATATTGAAAGCCAGAACACAGAATCTGTCAATATCAATGCATTTATTTTCACCTATAAGATCCTTCCACCAGCCCTCGTTTCCAGTCACTAAAGAGTTTCCGGTAAGCGCGTGATTCACCAGAATGATAGGTGCCTCAGAAGGTTTTTTTCCGAAGAATTGATAACTCAGGTGAATATCCTGGACAGTTCCTGCGGAATTTTTAAAGTTTTCTATTTTAATCTCTTCGAGCATTTCTTTTAATTTAATCCGGGAAAAGTATTTTCAGCTTCCCCCGGATCTGTTAACCAAACCAACATTTTAAACCAATGATTTCTTTTTAATTTGTGAGAAGGCTTCTTTCAGATCTTCTTTGAGGTCTTCCACATCTTCAAGACCAACCGATAACCTGATAAGATCTGGAGTCACTCCCGTAGATGCCTGCTCTTCCTCTGTTAACTGCTGATGGGTAGTACTCGCCGGATGAATAATCAGCGATTTAGTATCTCCAATATTTGCAAGTAATGAGAATACTTTAGCTTCGTCTACCACAGTTTTAGCAGCCTCAAATCCACCTTTAACACCAAAGGTTACAAGTCCGCTTTGTCCTTCAGGAAGGTATTCTTTAGCCAGTTTATGATATTTGCTGTTTTCAAGTCCTGGGTAATTCACCCATTCTACTTCTTCCTGCTCCTGAAGCCATTTGGCCAGTTCAAGCGCATTTTTACTATGCTCTTTAATTCTGATCTTTAAAGTTTCCAATCCCTGAATGATCTGGAATGCATTGAACGGACTTAGTGCCGCACCGTGATCTCTCAATCCTTCGATTCTCACCTTGGCGATAAATGCAGCTTCTTCAAGAGCTTCATGGTAAACGAGTCCGTGATAACCAGGAGAAGGCTCAGTGAATTCAGGGAATTTACCATTAGCCCAGTCAAATTTACCGGCATCGATGATGGCTCCACCTAAGGCCGTTCCGTTACCGTTTATATATTTTGTAAGTGAATGAAGCACGATATCTGCACCGTGCTCGATAGGGTTCAACAGATATGGCGTTGCAACCGTATTATCTACGATGAAAGGAACTTTAAAAGCTTTTGCTTCTTTAGAAATGCCTTTAAGATCTAATACATCAAGTTTTGGATTTCCCACAGATTCAGCAAAAAATACTCTTGTATTTTCCTTTGCTGCTTTTGTAAAATTTTCAGGATCTGTTGGGTCTACGAAGGTGGTGGTAATTCCGAGGCGGGGTAAGGTATTCTTGAAGAGATTGTAAGTTCCGCCATAAAGGCTATTTGATGAAACTATATGATCTCCAGCTTTTAAAAGGGTTAACAGCGCTGTACTGGTTGCTGCTGTACCAGATGCAGTTACTACCGCGGCAATCCCCCCTTCCAGGGCAGCCAGTCTTTGCTCCAGAATATCCAGTGTCGGGTTGTTAATTCTTGTATAAATATATCCCGGTTCAGCTAAGGAAAAAAGAGCGGCTGCGTGATCTGAATTATTAAATACGTATGAAGTTGTTTGATAAAGCGGCACTGCCCTGGTTCCACCATTCTGTTTTACATCATGACCAGCATGTAATGCTTTCGTTGAAAAATTTTTAGTACTCATAATATTGATTTTTTAATGTTGATTTCACCCTAATAAAAAAGTCCCCCTGATTTGCTATTACCAGGGGGACTTTTTGAATTGAACTTTATAACTAATTTAAATTCTCAAGTTTTGGCAATAGCGTTTCATGCGACACATACACATCATCTCCATACACATGATCATATTTACTTTGCCAAAAATTTTCATTTGTTTCTTTTTAAAAATTTAAACTCGATCTGAGAGCTTTTACTTCAACTTAAAAATCAGGATATAAAAAAAGCCGCTGCGGTTGGCAGCGGCTTTTTGCAATTATATCTTTTCAGTTTATGCAATAGAGTGCGCTGCGGAAGTCTCCGGCATCATACACATCATATTACAAATTATACTGATCATTTTTTCTCGTTTCTGAATTACAAAGATATGCACGGAAATTTTTAATATCCAAGTATTTAGCTGAAAAAAAATTAAAAAATTATTTCAGCTACTGATTTTACTGGCCTTCCGAGACGTAATTTTTTTGATTCAATATTTTTCCAAAAATAAAGTTGCGTTAGGGATCGAACGGTTGTTTGAGCTCTCCCGATTTTTCCTCGGGAAGCGAGCCGTGAAAGCCCGGCGCGAGCCAGTTTTGGTGAAGCGCAATGCCCAAACAAAAATTACCAGATTCGAAATTGGATAAAATGACGTTAAAAGCATTTGGGATGAAATGAATTTTTATACATTTGTAGCCAAGTTATTGAAAGGGATAGATTTGACTGATTGCAACCCTTATACTTTTAAAGTATAGCAAATGCTAAAGCAGAATGTAGATACACCTCTCTTAGCTCTTCACGTCAAATTTTTCCATTCGTATTAATTAAAAAAGAAATTGAATGGCTTATTTATTTACTTCAGAAAGTGTTTCTGAAGGGCACCCGGATAAAATTGCAGACCAGATTAGTGATACTTTATTAGATAATTTTCTCGCCTTCGACGAGGAGTCTAAAGTTGCCTGCGAAACCCTGGTAACAACAGGACA from Gramella sp. MT6 harbors:
- a CDS encoding alpha/beta fold hydrolase, with protein sequence MLEEIKIENFKNSAGTVQDIHLSYQFFGKKPSEAPIILVNHALTGNSLVTGNEGWWKDLIGENKCIDIDRFCVLAFNIPGNGFKGHEDQFFENYKEFRLRDIAEIQAQAIEKLDITKLFAIIGGSIGGALAWELAVLKPELAENVIPIASDYKSTDWLVANCRIQDHILNNSSDPVHDARMHAMTFYRTPQSLAQKFEGKRNKENQAYEVENWLLHHGEKLKNRFTLPSYKLMNHLLTTIDISDGSGNYLEAASRIKGDIHIVTVNSDLFFLAEENWNSYVELSLLKGNISIHEIRSIHGHDAFLIETDQLNRFLKPIFQQTKKKYENDSSRSVWAG
- a CDS encoding O-acetylhomoserine aminocarboxypropyltransferase/cysteine synthase family protein yields the protein MSTKNFSTKALHAGHDVKQNGGTRAVPLYQTTSYVFNNSDHAAALFSLAEPGYIYTRINNPTLDILEQRLAALEGGIAAVVTASGTAATSTALLTLLKAGDHIVSSNSLYGGTYNLFKNTLPRLGITTTFVDPTDPENFTKAAKENTRVFFAESVGNPKLDVLDLKGISKEAKAFKVPFIVDNTVATPYLLNPIEHGADIVLHSLTKYINGNGTALGGAIIDAGKFDWANGKFPEFTEPSPGYHGLVYHEALEEAAFIAKVRIEGLRDHGAALSPFNAFQIIQGLETLKIRIKEHSKNALELAKWLQEQEEVEWVNYPGLENSKYHKLAKEYLPEGQSGLVTFGVKGGFEAAKTVVDEAKVFSLLANIGDTKSLIIHPASTTHQQLTEEEQASTGVTPDLIRLSVGLEDVEDLKEDLKEAFSQIKKKSLV